In one Rhodococcus sp. B50 genomic region, the following are encoded:
- a CDS encoding alpha/beta hydrolase, protein MLDIAGGLLPPIDGTVSAPVELPNCGGSWVEGPRAGFDRVMLYLHGGGFLCGGVRSHLRLVSRISDAGRTPVLMVDYRMLPKHSIDDAVDDGVDAFRFLLAAGYRPEQIVVAGDSAGAYLAFMVSLALRDLKLPMPGAIVALSPLTELDPTRKLGHSNAARCALLPGKALEALAALAGLGDEPDRVCPADADLSGLPPTLVQVGSHELFLVDAESMAERLAEAGTACELQVWDRQVHVFPIAADLLPEGIRAIGEVGRFVRAVVPGRRAG, encoded by the coding sequence ATGCTGGACATTGCCGGAGGGCTGCTGCCGCCGATCGACGGAACGGTGTCCGCCCCGGTCGAACTTCCGAATTGTGGCGGATCCTGGGTGGAAGGACCGCGTGCGGGTTTCGACCGGGTGATGCTCTACCTGCACGGGGGAGGTTTCCTGTGCGGAGGGGTGCGCAGCCACCTGCGTCTCGTGTCGCGAATTTCCGACGCGGGACGAACGCCGGTGCTGATGGTCGACTACCGGATGCTGCCGAAGCACTCGATCGATGACGCCGTCGACGACGGGGTGGATGCCTTCCGTTTCCTTCTTGCCGCGGGGTACCGGCCGGAGCAGATCGTCGTCGCCGGGGATTCGGCCGGCGCCTATCTCGCATTCATGGTCTCGCTGGCACTGCGCGACCTGAAATTGCCGATGCCCGGGGCCATCGTCGCGTTGTCCCCGCTCACCGAGTTGGATCCCACGCGCAAGCTCGGTCACTCGAACGCGGCGCGGTGCGCACTGCTGCCCGGCAAGGCGCTCGAAGCGCTGGCGGCCCTGGCCGGTCTCGGGGACGAGCCGGATCGGGTCTGTCCCGCCGACGCCGATCTGTCGGGACTTCCGCCCACACTCGTCCAGGTGGGTTCGCACGAACTGTTCCTGGTGGACGCGGAGTCGATGGCCGAGCGCCTCGCCGAGGCGGGCACCGCATGTGAGTTGCAGGTCTGGGACCGCCAGGTACACGTCTTCCCGATCGCAGCCGATCTGTTGCCCGAGGGAATCCGCGCGATCGGCGAGGTCGGACGATTCGTTCGGGCAGTCGTGCCGGGACGCCGGGCCGGATGA
- a CDS encoding PucR family transcriptional regulator, translating into MNAHEIGQGARAVGDPAPDTRALIDAVADLSITRRSEITRYMFERISSEIDAMSQDRPTRRALEQAAEDGVDAITRFLRNDRDEIEIPAASYALVRMLARQGFPISVVDRSNRLAQDSIMRWCLEALAGLSEDAGAVTQAGVEILMRLSAGIDGVSQTLLGVYESERDTWLLNRNASRTARIQDILAGRPIEVGDAERTLGYRLGQHHLGVIVWTDDIQVAGGGRSGTEWNGLEQAVTVLTEHLGVGGRALFEQSDEYTAWAWIPLGVVDHVDASGLSEMVTAWQRPVGVALGAPHEGIDGFVRTHRQAAQAREVALTSELPGPRLVSIDEVGAVALMCTNLDWARAWVGDVLGRLAADDPAAAQLRHTLREFLSSGGSFVATAERLHLHRNSVAYRISKAEEQIGHSVREHRLDLENALALCHWLGPTVLAPDPETPSTPG; encoded by the coding sequence ATGAATGCTCACGAGATCGGACAGGGCGCCCGCGCGGTGGGCGATCCGGCGCCGGACACGCGTGCACTGATCGACGCGGTGGCCGATCTGTCGATCACGCGCCGCTCGGAGATCACGCGGTACATGTTCGAGCGGATCTCCTCGGAGATCGACGCGATGTCCCAGGACCGCCCGACTCGTCGCGCACTGGAACAGGCCGCCGAGGACGGTGTCGACGCCATAACCCGGTTCCTCAGAAACGACCGCGACGAGATCGAGATACCGGCAGCATCGTATGCGCTGGTCCGGATGCTCGCCCGGCAAGGCTTCCCGATCTCGGTGGTGGATCGGAGCAACCGGCTCGCGCAGGACAGCATCATGCGGTGGTGTCTCGAGGCGCTGGCGGGACTCAGCGAGGATGCCGGAGCGGTGACGCAGGCGGGGGTGGAGATCCTCATGAGGCTCTCGGCCGGGATCGATGGGGTGTCCCAGACGCTGTTGGGGGTGTACGAGTCGGAGCGCGACACCTGGTTGCTCAACCGCAATGCCTCCCGAACCGCCCGGATCCAGGACATTCTGGCCGGACGTCCCATCGAGGTGGGAGACGCCGAGCGCACCCTCGGATATCGGCTCGGTCAGCACCATCTCGGCGTGATCGTCTGGACCGACGACATCCAGGTGGCCGGCGGTGGCCGGTCCGGGACCGAATGGAACGGGCTCGAGCAGGCGGTGACGGTGCTCACCGAGCATCTCGGAGTCGGTGGTCGAGCGCTGTTCGAGCAGTCCGACGAGTACACGGCCTGGGCCTGGATACCGCTCGGCGTGGTCGACCACGTCGACGCAAGCGGATTGTCCGAGATGGTTACGGCATGGCAGCGACCCGTCGGTGTCGCGCTCGGCGCACCTCACGAGGGCATCGACGGTTTCGTCCGCACCCACCGGCAGGCGGCTCAGGCACGGGAGGTGGCTCTGACGTCCGAGTTGCCGGGACCGCGGCTCGTCTCGATCGACGAGGTCGGGGCGGTGGCGCTGATGTGCACGAACCTCGACTGGGCGCGTGCCTGGGTGGGCGATGTGCTCGGCCGACTCGCTGCGGATGATCCTGCCGCCGCGCAGTTACGTCACACCCTCCGCGAATTCCTATCCAGTGGAGGAAGTTTCGTAGCGACTGCCGAACGGCTGCACCTGCACAGGAATTCGGTCGCCTATCGGATCAGCAAGGCGGAAGAGCAGATCGGTCACAGCGTGCGCGAACATCGACTCGATCTCGAGAATGCGTTGGCTCTGTGTCACTGGCTCGGACCCACCGTGCTTGCTCCGGATCCCGAGACGCCCTCGACGCCCGGCTGA